The nucleotide sequence CCCACGGCTGTTCCGGTTGCCCGAGGACCGAGCGCTGCTCAACCGGATGGGATTCAACAACCACGGCGCGGGCGCACTCGCAATCCGGCTGGCCCGCCACCATCCCGAGGTACCCGTCGGGGTCAACATCGGCAAGACCAAGACCACCCCGGCCGACCAGGCGGTTGACGATTACCGGGCCAGCGCCAGACTGGTCGGCCCGCTGGCGTCCTACCTGGTGGTCAACGTCAGCTCCCCGAACACACCGGGATTGCGGGATTTGCAGGCGGTGGAGTCACTACGGCCCATCCTGGCCGCCGTGCTGGCCGAAACGTCGACACCGGTGCTGGTGAAGATTGCGCCCGACCTCTCCGATTCCGACGTCGACGAGGTCGCCGACTTGGCCGTCGAGCTTGGCCTGGCCGGCATCGTTGCGACCAACACCACCGTGTCGCGCGATGGGTTGCTGACCCCTGGCGTCGGCCAACTCGGCGCGGGCGGCATTTCCGGGCCGCCGGTGGCAGAGCGCTCACTCGAGGTGTTGTGCCGGCTCTATCAGCGCGTCGGCGATCGACTGACCCTGATCAGTGTGGGCGGCATCGAAACCGCCGAGGATGCCTGGGACCGAATTACCGCCGGTGCATCGTTGCTGCAGGGCTATACCGGCTTCATCTACGGCGGGGGCCTGTGGTCCAAGCACATTCACGACGGCATCGCCCGCCGGCTACACCAGGGCGGTTTCGGCTCACTGCACGAAGCGGTCGGCTCCAACGCCGCCGAGCGGGGACGTCCGCCCAGTTAGGAGCGACGGGCTTACGCCGCCCCGTGACCCTCGTCGTCATCGTCGGCGCTGTCGCGGAGCAGTTTTTCCGGGTGGTGGTAGGTGTTGGTTCTTGGCTGTCCGTGGTCAAGGTGCGGCGGTGGGAGCCATTCGGTATCGCCGTGAGCGTTCTTGCGGGTGCGCCAGCCTTGCTCGAGCAATTTGTGATCCGGGCCGCAGGCCAGGGTGAGTTGGTTGATGTCGGTGCGCCCGCTGATGGCCCATGCGGCGACATGATGCACCTCGCACTGATAGCCCGCCACGTCACAGCCCGGGCGGGTACAACCGCGATCTTTGGCGTAAAGAACGATCCGCTGCCCCGGTGTAGCCAACCGTTTGGCGTGATAGAGCCCGATCGCCTCACCCCGATCAAACACCGCCAGATAGTGATGCGCGTGACGAGCCAACCGGATCACATCCGACATCGGCAGCAACGTGCCCCCACCGGTCAGCCCCCTGCCCGCGGCGGCCTCCAACTCCTTCAGCGTGGTCGACACGATGATCGACGCCGGCAACCCGTTGTGCTGCCCCAGCTCTCCCGACGCCAACACCGCCCGCAACGCCGCATTAAACCCGTCATGTTGACGTTGACCCACACTGCGACTGTCACGATCAGCGGCGTCGGGCGACACGGGCCCATCCACCACCGCGGCCTCATCCTCGGGGTTACACATCCCCGGTGCGGCCAGCTTGGCCCACACCGCCTCCAACCCAGCGCGCGCCTCCGGGGTCAGCCACCCGCTAATGCGCGACATCCCGTCCAACCCCTGCCTACCCAGGCTCAGACCACGCCGCCGCGCCCGGTCCTCATCGCTATGGCGACCATCAGGATTGAGGCAATCCATCAACCGCCCCGCCAACCTGGCCAACTGATCAGGACGAAACTGGGTAGCCAGCTTCGCCAGATGAGCCTCGGCCCTGTCCCGGGTTCCCACGTCGACGCCAGCAGGTAGCCGCCGAAAGAAGTCACGAATCACCCGGACGTGCCCCTCCCCCACGACCCCCTGCCGCAAAGCCGCGGCCGTGGCCGTCAACACCGGCCCCACCGGCTGACCGCTCAACGCGCGCCGCGGGCCCACATCGGCAGCCTCAGCCACCCGCCGGCCCGCCTCGCTGCGGGTGATCCGCAACCGACTGGCCACCACCGCCGCCAGCCGCCCACCCAACTCCGCCTCACCAGCCTGCTCATCAAGCTGGTTGAGCAACGCATACTGGGCCACCGGCAACCGACGCGCCACCACCTCCAACCGCTCCAACACCCGCAACCGCTCCGGAGTCGTCAACGCCTCGAACGACACCTCAACCAACGCATCGACCGCACGATCGAGCCGGTCCAGCGTCGCGACCACCGATTCCCGATCCGAACATCCATTCGAATGCATGTTCGAATACTATCGGCGCACACCGACAGAACTGCCACACCGGCGTTGATGCCGATCAGGTGGCCGGATCAAGGATGGCGTGGTCTACCCGACCCGAAACCGCCGTGCCCGCGCGGGCCTGACGGCTATGTCTGTTCGTAGGTCCCGTGGATGACCGCGCGCGCGATTGCGTGCTGGAACAGGTTGAATCCCAGGAAGGCAGGGCTGGCGTCCTCGCTGAGTTCGAGCTTGTCGACGTCGACCGCATGCACCGCGACGTAGTAGCGGTGCACACCGTGCCCGGCTGGCGGCGCGGCGCCGATGTAGCGCCGCATGCCCGCGTCGTTGACCAAGGCGAGCGCACCCCCCGGCAGTTCGCGGCCGTCGCCGGCTCCGGCAGGCAATTCGGTGACGTCGGCGGGCAGGTTGGCCACCGCCCAATGCCAGAACCCGGACAGGGTGGGGGCATCGGGGTCATAGACGGTCACCGCGAAGCTGCGCGTCCCTTCGGGGAATCCCGACCAGCTCAGTTGCGGGCTGACATCCTCCCCGCCCGCTCCCATGATTCCGCTGACTTGTGGTGTGGCAAGCGGCTGCCCGTCGGTGATCGAAGCCGAGGTCAGGCTGAATGAAGGCAGTTTGGGTAGCGCGTCGTACGGGTCTGGCGATGTCATGGTCAGTCCTCTCCTGTGCTTTCCGACTAGCAGTGTGTCAGGAAGTGTGTCAGTACCTCGGTGCCGAACCTGAGCGCGTCGATGGGCACCCGCTCATCGACACCGTGGAACAGCGCGGCGAAATCCAGTTCCGGCGGCAACCGCAGCGGGCTGAAGCCAAAGCAGCGAATACCCAAGCGAGCGAAGGCTTTCGCATCGGTCCCACCGGACAGCATGTAGGGAACCGTTCGGCCGTCGGGATCGACCGACAGCACCGCGGCATTCATGGCATCGACAAGGTCCCCGTCAAAGCTGGTCTCATAGGACGCCAACTCGCTTATCCACTCCCGGCTCACATCGGGGCCGATCAGTTCGTCGACTTCGGCCTCGAATGCCGCCTGACGGCCTGGCAGGACGCGACAGTCCACCACCGCCTCCGCCGTCGCCGGGATGACGTTCGCCTTGTACCCGGCTTTGAGCATGGTCGGATTCGCGGTATCGCGCAGCACCGCCTTGAGCATGCGAGCGATCGGGCCGAGTTTGTCGAGGGTCCCTTCCAGGTCCGGTGAGCCGGGGTCGAGTTCGAGCCCGGTCTCCTCGCTCACCGCGTGGAGAAACTGGGCGACGGTGTCGGTGATCACGAGCGGAAACTGGTGACGGCCCAGCCGGGCTACCGCCTCGGCGACCGTGGTGACTGCGTTGTGGTCGTGCACCATGGAGCCGTGGCCCGCCCTCCCCTGGGCCGTCAAGCGCATCCACAGGATTCCCTTTTCGGCGGTCTCGACCAGGTACAGCCGGCGTTCACCCCCGTCCCGGCGCGGGACGGTCAGGGAAAAGCCGCCAACCTCGCCGACCGCCTCGGTGACACCGTCGAATAGATCTGGGCGGTTATCGACGAGCCAGTGCGCACCGAAGTGGCCACCGTGCTCCTCGTCGGCGAGGAAGGCAAAAACCAGGTCGCGAGGTGGCACGATCCCGGCTCGGCGGAAATGCCGGGCAACCACGATCATCATGCCGACCATGTCCTTCATGTCGACCGCGCCGCGGCCCCAGACATAACCGTCTTCGATCGCGCCGGAAAACGGGTGCACGCTCCAATCGGCGGCCTCGGCCGGCACCACGTCCAGATGGCCGTGGATCAGCAAGGCGCCCCGGGAGCTGTCCGCGCCCCGAAGACGAGCGAACACGTTGCCCCGGCCCGGTGCACCGGATTCAACGTATTCGGTCTGGTAGCCGACCTCTGCGAGTTGTTCGGCTACCCAGCGGGCGCACTCCGCCTCGCCCTTGGTGGTCTCAGGTTCGCCGGTATTGGTGGTGTCGAACCGAATCAATCTGCTGACAACCTCGGCAACGTCATCGCGCGAGTCGGTTGAAGTCCCGGTCTCCCCATTCTTTTGGGTCACAGTCACCTTTCCTACCACCCTCGGCTCAGCCGCTGACGCCGCCCGCACATTCAGGTTGCCGCAACCCCACCAACGGGCCGACGTCCGGCCAAGTTGGGTCCAGCCGCACCCATCCGATAGCCTTAGCTGCCGACCGATGCGGTTGGTTTGTCCGAGTGGCGGAATGGCAGACGCGCTAGCTTGAGGTGCTAGTGCCCTACTAATGGGCGTGGGGGTTCAAGTCCCCCCTCGGACACATCCGGCGACACGACTCAGGTCGGCCGTCGCCTTGATTTGTCGCAGATGGGGATCGTAGTCAAGGCGGAGTCCCAGGCTCGCGTACACCTGTGCGCGTTCCGCCCCGGTTGCCTCACCAAGCACGGCTGACAGCCCGCCCAACTCCTCGACCAATTCGCTGATCTGCGCGGCAGACATGGCGCGCGGTCTTTCAGCTCGCTCGAGGCGGGCTGGCGCAGCAAGGCGGCGTACCCAGTTCCCGCTTCCGGGTCCGCATCCTGCCCGCATGCGAGGTCTTCCGGATCGGCCAGGGTGGCGATCCATTCGTAGAGTCGCGCTGTCACCTCGTCTTCACGGAGGTAGCCGGTGCGCGGGTGATCGCTGAGGTCTGCAGGTACAGAGCGCGACGTACCTAGTGCACAGCCGTAGAGGATGCGGGTCGTTCGCTTCCCGACAGGGGCGGCGCCCTGCATCCGCCGTCCACACGCCGCGCAGAACAGCAGCCCACGCAGCGCATAAGGCACCGTCGATTCTCTGCGGCAGGCCAGGACCGCGCCGCGCCTGTGTCCGAAGACGAACATCCTGACCCAATTCGTCCGGGATCAGCGCTTCGTGTGTGCGGTGGTCCGATGAGATCCAGTCGGTTCTGATCACGCCGCCGCATCTGTGTCTCGTACCCTGCGGCGACATCGTCAGGGTTGACGAGGACCTCGTATTTCTCCTGTTGCCCCGAACGCGGACCCTGGATATGTCGGGTTGTCGAGTATGGCGCGAATCGCCGAATGCGACCAACCGCTGCGGGTCACGGTGACGATTCCGCACCTGGTCATACTGGCTCGGTGGCGGCACACCATCGTCGGTGAGCTGTTGCGCGATGTAACGCAGACCCGTGCCGTCGGCATACATGCGGTAAACCCGCTCGACCACCGAAGATGTTGCAGGGTCGGGTTCGAGGCGGTGAAGCCGCTGCCCAAGACTTGCCTTGGCAGGGTTCGGGTGGGGGCCGCCATCGACGAGCCGATAACCGCAAGGCGGTCGACCACCGAGATATCTGTTCGTGTCCTGCGCGAGTGCTGACATCGCCGTACGGACCCGCATCTGTATTCGAGCGCGCTCCCCCTTGCTCATGCCGCCGAAAAGCGTCATCACTAGGTCGTGTGCCTCAGAGCCAGGATCGACCGCTCCGCCAACCTCGGGCACCCACAGGCCGACGCCGTAGTGCGTGGGCACGGGGAAAGTGAGCGCGAATTGCGGCCCGTAGAACGCACGGGCGGGTTCCCCAATCACCACGGCATCGAAGTCACGGCGACTAGACGAAACATCGGACAGAAGACGCGACGCCTCTGGTCGGCGCTTCCACGGCAACGAACGACTCTGGTCCACGTCGAAGTAGTCAACGGCGAGAACCCCGCCGTGAGGAGTGATTAGGTCTAATGCCCGCCGCTTCTGCCAGCTGCGGCTCGCCTCTGGGTCCTGAGCGTCCTCGGTGCTCACTCGGCCATAGAAGGCGAACCTGAGGCTCACGCCACTTCCCTCCCTGATCCAGAATTCCGCTCCTGCACAGCCAGTATGACGTGTACCAACGCGCGGTTGGTCTCGCGCAGAAGTCGGTAATCATCGGGCATATCGATTTCAACACTCCCCTCAGACATGGTTAACGCATCGTTTCGACCGCCACGCTCGGATCGAGGACGTCCGGTTCGGGACTTGTCAGTCATCGCGTCCCCAGGCTGAGTCCCATTGTTCTTCGCGGGCTTGGCGACGCGCTTCCAACAGTCCGGCACGGCGGGTGTCGATGCGTTGGAGCGCAGCGGCGTACACGAGAGTGCGGTCACCGAGCGTGGCGTGTCCGGCGCGGTCGAACTCCCACAGCGTGTCATCGCGTTCCTCGGTCGGATCGAGTAGCGAATGATATTGCGGTGAACAGTCTTTGGCGGCATGTTGTCGAGTCCAGGTGGCGCGGATGGCGCGGAGCGCGCCCATGGTGATGGAGTACTGGCGGGATTTGGTGGTGATATGTCCCCGGTAGCCCAGCGTGTGCAGCCGGCGCCCGATCCCTGCCAAGTCATCTATGCCGACGTTTTGAGCTTGATCTGCCAGTTTGGCGACGGTCGTCAGGATCGCCCGGACGTGGTCGGTGACGTCAAGGTCCGCGATGGCTTCTGCGGAGAGACGGCGAGCGGCGACACCGAAGTCGTGTAACCATTTGGTGACTTATTTGGCCAGGTATCCGGCGATGAGGCGCGGCGACGGCCCACGCATGCCCACGTCCGATTCTGATTCTGTCAGGAACGTGTGGTTTTGAGTCCCCACCGGCTGGGCATCGATCTGCGTGCCGAACCGGACCATCAGCGTCCCGGCATCATCACACGTGTTGGGGTTGTCGCATTGCCGGCTGGTGTCCGGGTGCTGGACTTTAAGGGTGACGGTGCGGGCAGCCTGCTGGATGAGAGTGGCGAGTTCGGCGGCAGATATCGGCGGCTCCCAGGTGGGGCCGGTTGCCGAATGGGACTCCCCACCACCACAAGTGGCGGCGGGGCCGTAATCATTGTGGTCACGTGAGCCGTCGGTGGCGGTACTGGCGTGGCCTTCGTGTGGGTCGAGGCGGATAAGGGCGTGAATGTGGGGTATGGCTCGGGCCTGCATTTCTACGACCTTGACGAAACTCGTTTTGACCGAGCTCGGGTCAACGCCCTGGCTTTTCAGGTGTTTGGTCAGATTGCGGCGTAAGCCGATGGTGAAGCGTCGCCACAGTTCGGGCAGGTGCCACGTGAACAGGACGTGCCCGGCGTAGTCGTAGCACTCAACACACAACGGCTGCCCTATTCGGGCGTCGGTATGTTCGTGGATAGCGTTGCACCACAGTGGTTTTCCGTGTGGGCACCGCTTATCACCACCCAC is from Mycobacterium marinum and encodes:
- a CDS encoding M20/M25/M40 family metallo-hydrolase gives rise to the protein MTQKNGETGTSTDSRDDVAEVVSRLIRFDTTNTGEPETTKGEAECARWVAEQLAEVGYQTEYVESGAPGRGNVFARLRGADSSRGALLIHGHLDVVPAEAADWSVHPFSGAIEDGYVWGRGAVDMKDMVGMMIVVARHFRRAGIVPPRDLVFAFLADEEHGGHFGAHWLVDNRPDLFDGVTEAVGEVGGFSLTVPRRDGGERRLYLVETAEKGILWMRLTAQGRAGHGSMVHDHNAVTTVAEAVARLGRHQFPLVITDTVAQFLHAVSEETGLELDPGSPDLEGTLDKLGPIARMLKAVLRDTANPTMLKAGYKANVIPATAEAVVDCRVLPGRQAAFEAEVDELIGPDVSREWISELASYETSFDGDLVDAMNAAVLSVDPDGRTVPYMLSGGTDAKAFARLGIRCFGFSPLRLPPELDFAALFHGVDERVPIDALRFGTEVLTHFLTHC
- a CDS encoding YbhB/YbcL family Raf kinase inhibitor-like protein: MTSPDPYDALPKLPSFSLTSASITDGQPLATPQVSGIMGAGGEDVSPQLSWSGFPEGTRSFAVTVYDPDAPTLSGFWHWAVANLPADVTELPAGAGDGRELPGGALALVNDAGMRRYIGAAPPAGHGVHRYYVAVHAVDVDKLELSEDASPAFLGFNLFQHAIARAVIHGTYEQT
- a CDS encoding quinone-dependent dihydroorotate dehydrogenase is translated as MYGLLRRLLFLLPPERVHKLVFAVLRGATAATPVRRMLTRWLGPTDPVLASTVFGVRFPGPLGLAAGFDKDGTGLDTWAAMGFGYAEVGTVTAHPQAGNPAPRLFRLPEDRALLNRMGFNNHGAGALAIRLARHHPEVPVGVNIGKTKTTPADQAVDDYRASARLVGPLASYLVVNVSSPNTPGLRDLQAVESLRPILAAVLAETSTPVLVKIAPDLSDSDVDEVADLAVELGLAGIVATNTTVSRDGLLTPGVGQLGAGGISGPPVAERSLEVLCRLYQRVGDRLTLISVGGIETAEDAWDRITAGASLLQGYTGFIYGGGLWSKHIHDGIARRLHQGGFGSLHEAVGSNAAERGRPPS
- a CDS encoding HNH endonuclease signature motif containing protein, whose product is MHSNGCSDRESVVATLDRLDRAVDALVEVSFEALTTPERLRVLERLEVVARRLPVAQYALLNQLDEQAGEAELGGRLAAVVASRLRITRSEAGRRVAEAADVGPRRALSGQPVGPVLTATAAALRQGVVGEGHVRVIRDFFRRLPAGVDVGTRDRAEAHLAKLATQFRPDQLARLAGRLMDCLNPDGRHSDEDRARRRGLSLGRQGLDGMSRISGWLTPEARAGLEAVWAKLAAPGMCNPEDEAAVVDGPVSPDAADRDSRSVGQRQHDGFNAALRAVLASGELGQHNGLPASIIVSTTLKELEAAAGRGLTGGGTLLPMSDVIRLARHAHHYLAVFDRGEAIGLYHAKRLATPGQRIVLYAKDRGCTRPGCDVAGYQCEVHHVAAWAISGRTDINQLTLACGPDHKLLEQGWRTRKNAHGDTEWLPPPHLDHGQPRTNTYHHPEKLLRDSADDDDEGHGAA
- a CDS encoding zinc ribbon domain-containing protein, whose protein sequence is MFVFGHRRGAVLACRRESTVPYALRGLLFCAACGRRMQGAAPVGKRTTRILYGCALGTSRSVPADLSDHPRTGYLREDEVTARLYEWIATLADPEDLACGQDADPEAGTGYAALLRQPASSELKDRAPCLPRRSANWSRSWAGCQPCLVRQPGRNAHRCTRAWDSALTTIPICDKSRRRPT